The Nodularia sp. LEGE 06071 DNA window TAATACCCGTTCATCTACAGGCGTAGTAGCGTGACAATCGAGATATATAGGACGAATAGACATAAATTAACTCAAAATTTTGCTGAAGTTTTTTAAAATACTTAGGACTTCGTACAATTCATTTTTTCTTTTTAATAAGGTAAATTGGTCAGACAGAGCATATTGGAGAATATTTTCTTGAATAAACTTTAGAAAAATAAACTCACTACCATTAGTCACACATCCAAACACAGGTTTTTCTGGATGAGGATTAGCTAACATATAAGTCAGTGCTTGGGGTATAGCTTCTAAAAGAGAAAAACTAGAGCGTTTAGACTCAATTACCAGTAACCAGAATTGTTCTTGAATTACCAGAACATCAATTCTACCTCGAATAATTTCTCCCTTATCCTCCGCCGAAATTTCAATTGATTGTTCACTTCTCATAAAAAAAGGTTCGTCATAAAACCCAGCCAGATTCAGCAAAGGTGATAAAACAACTAATTTTACTGTTTCTTCGGATAAAGGAGGATATTTTGCTAAACGCAGAAAATGAGATTTTATTTTGTCTAACTCTTGTTTTTCTAAATCTGTAATTCCTGGTAAATTTTCCAACCATTCGGGAAAAAATGACTCATTTTTAGCCTGTTGCAGACCAAATTTTTCTTCTAAATAGGCGAGTCCAACATTTTGCGCTTGAATAAATTGAACCATAGTTTTCTCACACTATATAATTGGCTTAATTAGAACAAACAATCAGCTAAAGATTTTACCTAGTTTCATTAAAATTTGTAAAACTTTATATAATTCATTTTCACGTCTATATAAAGTAAATCTATCAGATAAGGCATATATTACGGCTTTATTTTGTTTAATTATTTTGATAAATTGGAAATCTTCCCCATTCATGATTAACGAATATACAGGATAATTAGAAGTAGGCGCAGCTATCATGTAAGTAAGTGCTTGAGGTATTGCTTTCGCTAAAGAAAAACTAGAGCGTTTAGATTCTATAATCAATATCCATAACTTATTTTGGATAACTAATACATCAATTTTACCCTTAATAATTTCCTTAGATGTTTCTACTGCTTCTTCAAGCTTAATAATAATGGTTTCACTAATCTCTATAGATTCTTCTGTGGCGATGTGAAAAGGATAACGATAAAACCCAGCTAAATCTAGTAAGGGAGACAGGACTACCATTTTTACTGCTTCTTCTAGAAGAGGAGTAGTTTCAAATAAGCTGAGATAGTGACTTTTAACTCTATCTAAGTATTGCTTTTCTAATTCGGAGATTTCAGGTAAAGAGTCAAACCACTCTGTAAAAAATTGCTGAACTTCAGATTTCTCTAAAGCAAAATTTTCTTTTAAGTAAGCGAGGGTGATATTTTGTGCTGGAATAACTTGAACCATGTTTATTGCAACTGGCGAAAAGTGTTATACCCTAATTCGATGATAGCGCTGTTAGGCTCACTGGGGATTTGAAGTGGCTGCTAATTCTTGTAAT harbors:
- a CDS encoding type I restriction endonuclease, translating into MVQVIPAQNITLAYLKENFALEKSEVQQFFTEWFDSLPEISELEKQYLDRVKSHYLSLFETTPLLEEAVKMVVLSPLLDLAGFYRYPFHIATEESIEISETIIIKLEEAVETSKEIIKGKIDVLVIQNKLWILIIESKRSSFSLAKAIPQALTYMIAAPTSNYPVYSLIMNGEDFQFIKIIKQNKAVIYALSDRFTLYRRENELYKVLQILMKLGKIFS
- a CDS encoding type I restriction endonuclease produces the protein MVQFIQAQNVGLAYLEEKFGLQQAKNESFFPEWLENLPGITDLEKQELDKIKSHFLRLAKYPPLSEETVKLVVLSPLLNLAGFYDEPFFMRSEQSIEISAEDKGEIIRGRIDVLVIQEQFWLLVIESKRSSFSLLEAIPQALTYMLANPHPEKPVFGCVTNGSEFIFLKFIQENILQYALSDQFTLLKRKNELYEVLSILKNFSKILS